One segment of Pseudanabaena sp. PCC 6802 DNA contains the following:
- the mraY gene encoding phospho-N-acetylmuramoyl-pentapeptide-transferase, whose translation MADTSAMTKRLPQLSGVGVSAALVIGIICLCLGADTFLHFNAKIAVMLPMSVGFVGVAVAGYVILPILRKLKIGQVIREDGPQSHLSKTGTPTMGGIFIVPVGVVLAIIWSGFKLDVIAAGLLTLAFGAVGWLDDWQILVQKSNKGIAPRTKLLLLAIAAVAFCVWLGLTHSVDAIALPLNLKLTLGFLFWPLAMFVLLGSSNATNLTDGMDGLAAGTGAIALIGLALLLGGSHPELSTFCACVGGSYLGFLWHNSNPAKVFMGDTGSLALGGALASVALLGNMLWGLAVVGVIFIWETITVMAQVGYYKATKDENGVGKRLFKMAPYHNHLELAGWKETQVVGIFYLVGLLLVVGAIALGQI comes from the coding sequence ATGGCAGATACAAGTGCGATGACAAAACGACTGCCCCAACTGTCAGGCGTTGGCGTATCTGCGGCATTGGTAATTGGCATAATCTGTCTGTGTCTGGGCGCAGATACTTTTCTGCACTTCAATGCCAAGATCGCAGTAATGCTACCTATGTCCGTTGGTTTTGTAGGGGTGGCAGTGGCGGGCTATGTAATTTTGCCCATTCTCAGGAAACTCAAAATCGGTCAAGTCATTCGGGAAGATGGGCCGCAGAGTCATCTCAGCAAGACAGGTACTCCCACTATGGGTGGTATTTTTATCGTGCCTGTAGGTGTCGTTCTCGCCATCATCTGGTCGGGATTTAAGCTAGATGTAATTGCGGCTGGTCTGCTAACACTGGCGTTTGGAGCAGTCGGTTGGCTGGATGATTGGCAGATCCTGGTGCAAAAGTCAAACAAAGGTATTGCACCGCGTACCAAGCTGCTCCTATTAGCGATCGCCGCTGTAGCTTTCTGCGTATGGCTGGGATTGACTCACTCTGTGGATGCGATCGCTTTACCGCTGAACCTGAAATTAACGTTGGGGTTCCTATTCTGGCCTCTGGCTATGTTTGTTTTGCTCGGCAGCAGCAATGCCACCAATTTAACTGACGGTATGGATGGTTTGGCAGCAGGAACTGGGGCGATCGCTCTAATTGGCTTAGCACTGTTGTTGGGGGGATCTCATCCCGAACTGAGTACGTTTTGCGCTTGTGTGGGTGGCAGCTATCTGGGATTTCTGTGGCATAACAGCAACCCTGCCAAAGTATTTATGGGAGATACGGGTTCCCTCGCCTTGGGTGGAGCTTTAGCGTCGGTGGCACTGCTGGGCAACATGCTGTGGGGGCTAGCTGTAGTTGGTGTCATCTTCATCTGGGAAACAATTACCGTGATGGCTCAAGTGGGCTACTACAAAGCCACTAAGGACGAAAATGGAGTCGGCAAGCGCCTGTTTAAAATGGCTCCATATCACAATCACTTGGAACTGGCAGGATGGAAGGAAACTCAAGTTGTGGGGATATTCTATCTAGTAGGTCTCCTGCTGGTTGTAGGAGCGATCGCGCTCGGGCAAATCTAA
- a CDS encoding DUF3134 domain-containing protein, producing the protein MHNPSLREEPRHKPAPTVSTQQQVSILDWLNSTGRLIARESDTYEYEDNIEELQELMVGDDGSYDDDDDDDIALDDDDE; encoded by the coding sequence ATGCATAATCCCTCATTACGTGAAGAACCAAGACATAAACCAGCTCCAACTGTGTCTACTCAACAACAGGTATCCATACTCGATTGGCTGAATTCGACTGGCAGGTTGATTGCTCGCGAGTCGGACACTTACGAATATGAAGATAATATTGAGGAACTACAGGAACTCATGGTTGGAGATGACGGTAGTTATGACGATGACGACGATGACGATATCGCACTAGATGACGACGACGAATAA